In the genome of Sinorhizobium chiapasense, the window TCCACCCGGTCATGCAGTCGGAAGGGACGGTCGTGCCAGAATTCGATCGAGGTAGGGCGGATGCGGAAGCCGGACCAGTGTTCCGGGCGAGGGATTTCGCCGATGGCGTGGCGTGCCGTGTATTCGGCGACCGCCTTTTCCAGGGCGAAGCGGCTTTCGAGCGGACGCGATTGCTTCGAGGCCCAGGCGCCGATGCGGCTGCCGCGCGGCCGGCTCCTGAAATACTCGTCCGCTTCTTCGTCGGAGACGATTTCGACCGGACCGCGAACTCGCACCTGCCGGCGCAGCGATTTCCAGTGGAAACACATCGCGGCTTTGCGAGACGAAAGAATTTCACGGCCTTTCTGACTTTCGAAATTTGTGTAGAAGACGAAACCGCGTTCATCGAATCCCTTGAGCAGCACCATGCGCACATTGGGAAGCCCATCCGGATCGACGGTCGCAAGCGCCACGGCGTTCGGATCGTTGATCTCGTTCTCTTCGGCGTCCTTCAACCATGTGCCGAAAAGGGAAAAGGGCTCGTTCGCTTCGGTGAAGTCACCGGTTATTAACTCATTCGCGGTCATAGTGCCTTCCAATGCCGTGATATCTGGCGCGGGAACGCCTCGGGATGAGCCCGGTCGGTGTTTCCGCATCGAAAAGTGTCAGAGCCTGCCTGTGGACTTCCTCGGAAAACGTGCAGCTCTTGCGAGTCTGACAGGATTGCCGTGCAAGACATAGCAAAGTCGATCGATGGCAAGAAGGGTTTTTCCTTCGCCTTGCTGCGCAGCGGAGTGCTTTGTATGGCACTTCTCGCTCTGCCGGGGTGCATGGGCGCGGGCCTCGATCTCTTTGGCGGCCCAAGCGTCGATCGTGTGTCGACGGGTACGGTACCGGTCGCGAAAACCGCGGATGGTCTCTCGGACGCCGTTGCCGTGCGCAACGCCGTTTCCTCTGCCGACATCAGTCAGGGCGGCGCCAACCCGATCCCGTGGGCAAACGCGACGTCCGGTAGTGCAGGCGTGATCAGTGCCATTCAGGAAGACCGTGCAAGCGGCATGCTCTGCCGGCGCTTCACCACGACCCGCCACTCTTATGAAGGCATAGCGAAGTTCGACGGAAGTGCCTGCCAACTCGGCAACGGCGAATGGTATCTGACGAGCTTCGGCCCGCAGGGCTGAACATCCTTGATTAACCACGTTGGTTCAAAGCCGCGGAAAAGCATCGCGACCCGTTCGTTCGCGCCGGTCCCCAGAGCTGTCGACTAACCCATATTTAGCAACTTCTCCAGATCATCGCCGGGAAAGAAGTCGCAAGACGCGGCCTTCTTACCGTGGTGAGATATGGCGAGCGAAGGGGCCGCCGGTCGGAGAAGATGGTGACAAACCATGCGTGATCCCTATGCAATTCTCGGTGTGCGCCGCAATGCCGGGCAGGATGAGATCAAGGCCGCTTGGCGATCCGTAGCCAAAGCCGTGCATCCGGACCACAACCACGACGATCCCTTGGCGACACAGCGCTTTGCCGAGGCGGGAAAGGCTTACGAGCTCTTGCGCGATCCGGTGCTGAGAAGCCGCTACGATCGCGTTCGGCGTGAAGCCGAACTGCGCCGCATGGAAGCGATGAAGCAGAAAATGCGTGGACCGGAGCCTGCAGAGCAGCCGATCGACGCCGAAACGGCTGAAGAGGCCATCTCGCGCATCTTCGGTGTCGAACCGCAGGCTGCACCATCTCCCTCGAAACCAAAAACCGCGTATGCGCGGCCGGTCGAGAAGGGTGAGCCGCCGGCGGATACCGGGCCGGAGGCGACCGCGGATTCGAAACGGGAGGAAGCGTCCAAGTTCGAAGCGACGGCCTTCCGGCGCTCCGCTGCGCCCGCGGCGGATCTGGTAGCGGCGATCGTACGGCGAATTCGTGGTCGCGTCGCAAAGACCGCCGAGAAAGTGCCGGATCTGGCGGTCGACGTTCATGTGAGCATCGAGCAAGTCGTCAATCGCGCCCGGGTATCCGTGGAGCTACCGGACGGCGAGACCGTGAGGTTCTCGATCCCGCCCGGCGCAACCGACGGCCAGGCCATGCGGCTCAAGGAACAGGGCTACAGAGTGACGGGCATGGCGCGCGGCGATGTGCTGGCGACATTGCGGATCAACCAGGAAGGTCCGGTCCGAACGCAAGGTTTCGACCTGGTGACCACCCTGCCGCTCGACCTTGAAGATGCCGTGCTCGGCTGCGACACTGTCGTAGAAACGCCAAACGGGCCGGTTACGGTGACCGTTCCTGCCTGGTCCGGATCGGACAAGGTGATCCGTATTGCCGGTGCGGGATTGCGCGACGCGGATGGAGAAGCCGGGGATCTGCTCGTCGAACTGCGGCTGATGCTTCGCGAAAAGCCGGACGACAAGATAACGGACCTGATGAGGTCGCTGCGCCACGGTCTTTATCTGTGACGGTTTTCTGACAAGCTGAACCAATATTACGGGGACTAACAGTTCCTGATCTGCGGTGCGCTTGAACCGTTTTAACGGCTATGCCATAGGCAATTCTCGACAATTTGCCGCACCGCACAGATGCGTGTGCCGCGGCGTTGACATTCGTGAACTCTCGCACCGGCGGCGGCCGGTGCAGGCAGACAGTATTGGGGACATTCCATGGCTCAGGCATCGGGTCTGATGAACGGCAAGCGCGGCGTCATCATGGGCGTTGCAAACAACCGCTCGATCGCATGGGGCATCGCAAAGGCTTGCTCGGAAGCGGGTGCCGAAATCGCACTGACCTGGCAGGGAGACGCACTGAAGAAGCGTGTCGAACCGCTGGCGCAGGAACTTGGTGCCTTCATGGCGGGCCATTGCGATGTGACCGACCTTGCAACGATTGACGCCGTTTTCTCGACACTCGAAGAGAAGTGGGGCAAGATCGACTTCGTCGTGCATGCCATCGCCTTCTCCGACAAGGATGAACTGACAGGGCGCTACCTCGATACCAGCCGCGACAACTTCGCGCGCACGATGGATATTTCCGTCTACTCCTTCACGGCTGTCGCCGCACGTGCCGAGCGCGTCATGAACGACGGCGGCTCGATGCTGACGCTTACCTACTACGGCGCCGAGAAGGTGATGCCGCATTACAATGTCATGGGCGTTGCCAAGGCGGCGCTGGAGGCGAGCGTGCGATACCTTGCGGTCGATGTCGGCAACCGCGGTATCCGCGTCAACGCGATCTCGGCTGGCCCGATCAAGACGCTTGCCGCGTCCGGCATCGGCGATTTCCGCTATATCCTCAAGTGGAACGAGTACAATGCGCCGTTGAAGCGTACCGTCTCGATTGAGGAAGTCGGCAATTCGGCGCTCTATCTGCTCTCCGATCTGTCGAGCGGCGTCACTGGCGAAGTGCACCACGTCGATTCCGGCTATCATACGGTCGGCATGAAGGCTGTCGATGCACCGGACATTTCCGTTCTGAAGGACTGATTTCCCTTGTTGTTGCGACGGCGGTGGTGACAGCTCGCCCGGAGTGAACGCTGTGCTCGTCTACATGGTTCGGCATGGACAAACGGATTGGAATGCCGAGAGCCGTCTTCAGGGACAAAAGGACATTCCCCTCAACGAAACCGGTCGCCGGCAGGCGACCGGGAACGGCCTTGCACTGGCGGCGATCCTCGGGCGCAAAGGCAACAACTTCGATTTTGTCGCCAGCCCGCTCGGTCGCACACGCGAGACCATGGAGCGTCTCCGGTACGCCATGGGCCTCGATCCGCTTTCCTACCGCACTGATGACAGGCTGAAAGAGGTCTCCTTCGGCGACTGGGAAGGCTACACCCTGCCCGAATTGAAGCGCCAGGTACCCCAGCGCATCGCCGAAAGACGCGTTGCCAAATGGGATTTCATCCCGCCCGGCCAGGATGCGGAAAGCTACGAAATTCTGTCGTGGCGCGTGGGTGCCTGGTTAAAGGACGTGACGCAGCCGACGGTCTGCATCACGCATGGCGGCGTCATTCGCGTGCTGTTCAAGCTTCTCGGAGAAATGGGCGCGGACGAAGCGGCGGCTTCGGCCATTCCGCAGGACCGGCTGCTGAGGATCGCCGACGGGGCGATCGGCTGGGTCTAGAGCGCCGTGCGTTCAAGTGAACGCACAAAGGACGCTCTAGCACTTTGATTCTAGAGCATCTTATCCGCTTTCAGTGATTCCACTTGAAAGCGGGATGCTCTAGGCGGCCCGCCCCGATATCAAAGCAAGCGCGAAGCGCGTCTGTTAAGGCGCGCGACGCTGTCGTGCAGGCCCGATCACGGTTACTGCACGATTTCCAGGTCGTTGATGACCCGTTTGCCATCGACTTCGGTGTAGAAAACGAGAACCTTGACGCCTGCCTCGAGACCTTCGAAGTTGAACTCCTCGGGAGCCTGATAGCTCTTGCCGTCATCCAAAGACAGGCTCAGGCGCTCGGTGTCCACACTGGTGATCACCGCTTCCACGTCGGCGCTTTCAGCATGCGCGGAAAGCGGCGAAAGCAAACCTGCAGTGGCCATGAGTGCGGCAATGACAAATCGCATCCTTCTTGCCCTCCTCAATGATTCTGCGAATATTCTTGTCATCACGATTTGATCCCCGATTGTGGCAAAAGTTGCCTAATACCGTTGCTTTAGCGCAACTGTCGGCTGGTTTAAGACAGTGCGGCCGGTGATCGGAGAGTGGACGCCGTTGTGGGCAATTTCAAGCCGACGAGGCTGATCGGCTGCCCGGCGGACGGCCCTTGTCACCACGTTTTCCAATGAAATTTTCGCGAAAGTCTATCTTAAGACTCCAAGACTACCGTGCACTCGGGGATTGGGGAAAGACAATTGAAGATCATCGTCGCTCTGCGCCGCCGCATCCGTGCGATTGCCAACTTTGCGAAGCCGTCGCTCTTTCCGGCGGTGATTGCCGGCGCCGTCGTCTTCATCGGCGGCCATATCTATGAGCGCCAGAACCGCGAGAACTTTCGCAAAGACCTCAAGATCAATGTCGAAAACGAACTGAATCTGATCGCGGATCGCTTCCGCGCGGAATTCAACACCAATATCGCCGCGCTCAACGGGCTCGCCAATGGGATCGCCGTCCAGCAGCAGACGACGGAGAGCGAATTCAGCAAGCTCGCGTCGAAGCTGCTCCTCCAAAATCCTCAACTCGTTCGTGTCTCCGCGGCGCCGGCGGGCGTCGTCACGATGACTTTCTCGCAGGCGCGCCAACAATCCCACGTCGGCACGGATTTCGGCAGGTTCCGGGCAATGCGGGAGGCGCTCGACCGTGCAGCCTTGACGACAAGGCCCGTGGTCGTCGGACCAGTGCGCCTGCCAAGCAGCCGCAATGGCTTCGAAATCTTTGTGCCGGTCTCCTCCAATGTCGGGGGACGCACTGCGTTCTGGGGCTTCGTTGAGGCCGTCCTTGATGAAGAGGCGCTCTATCGGTCGGCGCGCCTCAACGAGGCAAGCATGGAGATGCGGGAGGCAGCCGGCCGCGACCGTCGGCACGTGCCTATTCATCTTGCCATTCGCGACGTTTCTGTCAGCGACAATGTTCTGGAACCGTTTCTCGACGAAACCGGGGTCTTCCAGAACTCGCCCGTCGTCCGCGAACTGTCTTTACCCGGTGGTGTATGGGAGTTGGCCGCTGCTCCCGTCGCCGGCTGGGCGCAGGAACCGGCAAACAGCGGTGAGATCAGGCTTGCGACCATCGCCGCGGTCGTGGTCGTGGTCGTGCCTATTTTTCTCGCCGGTGGTCTCGTCAATGAGCGGCAGCGCAACATCGCCAAGCTGAAGGCGCGGGAAGGCGAGGTGATGGCCTTGTCCCATCGTCTCAACCTGGCCCTGGATGCTTCGAAGATCGGAATCTGGGAGATCGACATTGCCACGCAGGAACGGTCCTGGGACGACCGGATGTTCCATCTGCATGGGCTTTTTCGCACCGGCCGAGATCCAACTCATGAGGAATGGCGTGCGACTGTGCACCCGGACGACATCGCCGCCGCCTCCATCGCCTTGTTCCGCAGCCTGGACGAAGGGCTTGAACATCGCTCGCAATACCGCATCGTGATGGCGGATGGCTCAATCCGCCACGTCCGCCATGTGGGCTCGGCGCATGAGGGAGCCGATGGCCGGGCGAAAATCACTGGTATCAGCTGGGATGTCACCGACGATGTGCTGATGACCGAGCAGCTTAGGGCCGCCAAGGCGACAGCCGATATGAAGAATGCCGAGCTCGCCGATGCGAAGGATCGCATCGAGCACAATGCCCTGCATGATCCGCTGACGGGACTCGGAAACCGGCGGATGCTCGACAAGGCGCTGGATCGGCTCTTCGCGGCGAATGCCGTAAAGTCCGACGGCATCGCCATCCTCCATATCGATCTCGACCGCTTCAAGCAGATCAACGACACGCTTGGACACGCGGCCGGTGACGCCATGCTCGTCCATGCTTCCGAGATTCTGCGCTCGAGCATCTCGCCAGATGACATCGTCGCCCGCATCGGCGGAGACGAATTCGTTGTGGTGATTCCCGGAGCGCCGGACGATAAAGCGTTGTCCGCGCTATGCGACCACATCATCGTCCAGATGCGTCAACCGGTCGACTATGACGGCTTTCCTTGTCGCTTCGGCGTCAGCATCGGCGTTGCAGTGGCGCATCGTCCCACCGCCGATGCGCGCAAGCTGCTCGTCAATGCCGACATCGCGCTCTATCGAGCCAAGGAAAGTGGACGTAACCGCTATCAGTTCTTCACGCAGGCGTTGGAGGCCGAGGTGGTGACCAACAAGCGCATCGCCGATGAGATCCTGGAAGGGATCGAACGCGACGAGTTCGTGCCGTGGTATCAGCCGCAGTTCGACGCCTCGACGCTCGCATTGTCCGGTGTCGAGGCGCTGATCCGTTGGCAGCATCCGCGTGTGGGAATCCTGACGCCGGACCGGTTCCTGAAGATTGCCGAGGAGTTGAACGTCACCGCGACGCTCGATCGGCTGGTTCTGCAAAAGGCTCTTGCCGACCGGATGCGCTGGGCCGCGGCCGGTCTCCAGGTGCCGAAGATTTCCGTGAACGTCTCTGCCAAGCGCCTGCAGGAAAAGGATCTGCTCGCCTCGCTCAAGGGGCTGAGTATCATGCCCGGCCAGATTTCGTTCGAACTGGTCGAGTCGATCTTCCTCGATGAAAGCGACGACATCGTCACAGCCAATATCGACGGTATCAAGAAGCTCGGCATCGACATCGAGATCGACGATTTCGGCACCGGGCATACCTCGATTGTCAGCCTTCTGAAGATCAAGCCGAAACGCTTGAAGATCGATCGCCAGCTGGTGGCGCCGGTGCTCGGCGCCCGAACAGAGCAGGCGCTCGTGCGCTCGATCATTGACATCGGCCGTTCGCTTGGCATCGAAACCGCCGCCGAAGGCGTGGAAACCATGGCGCATGCGGAAATGCTCGGCATTCTCGGCTGCGACCTTCTGCAGGGCTACGCCTTTTCCAAGCCGTTGAGCAGCGAACGCTTCATTGCCTTTGCCACAGACCGCGGATTCCGCCTCGCTTCCTGATCGAATTATCGACAAAGCCCGACGGTGCTGCAGAAAGTCTTTTCCCTTTGACGGCTTTCCACTAAGAGAAGGCGCGCGCGTCTGTTTTTGCGCGCGGTTGTCAACATTCGGTTGTCGTCATGTCGCACAATAGCTTCGGTCACCTCTTCCGCGTCACCACCTGGGGCGAAAGCCACGGGCCGGCGCTTGGCTGTGTTGTCGACGGATGCCCGCCCGGCATTCGCTTCACGCTCGCCGAAATCCAGGCCTGGCTCGACAAGCGCAAGCCCGGACAATCCCGCTTCGTGACCCAGCGCCGCGAGGACGACCTGGTCAAGATCCTCTCCGGCGTGATGTTCGACGAGGACGGCGAGACGATGATCTCGACCGGTACGCCGATCTCGATGATGATCGAGAACACCGACCAGCGCTCGAAGGACTATTCCGAGATCGCTAAGCGTTACCGCCCCGGTCACGCGGATTACACCTACGACGTCAAATACGGCATTCGCGATTATCGCGGCGGCGGACGCTCTTCGGCGCGCGAAACGGCTGCCCGCGTTGCAGCCGGCGGCATCGCCCGCAAAGTGGTGCCCGGCCTGGTCGTGCGTGGGGCGCTCGTCCAGATCGGCAAGCACAGGATTAATCGGGCCAACTGGGACTGGGCCGAGGTGAATAACAACCCGTTCTTCGCCCCTGATCCGGCGATCGTCCCCGTCTGGGAAGAATATCTCGATGGCATCCGCAAGGCCGGTTCGTCGATCGGTGCGGTCGTCGAGGTGGTTGCCGAGGGGGTGCCTGCGGGTATCGGCGCGCCGATCTACGGCAAGCTCGATCAGGACATTGCCGCAAACCTGATGTCGATCAACGCGGTCAAGGGCGTGGAGATCGGCAACGGTTTTGCCGCTGCCGAGATCAGTGGCGAGGAAAACGCCGACGAGATGCGCATCGGGCCCGGTGGCAAGCCGGTTTTCCTTTCCAACAATGCGGGCGGCATCCTGGGTGGTATCGCCACGGGTCATCCGGTCGTTGCACGCTTCGCGATCAAGCCGACGTCATCCATCCTGACCGAACGGCGCTCGATCGACAGCGATGGCAACGAGGTGGATGTGCGCACCAAGGGCCGCCACGATCCTTGCGTCGGGATCCGGGCCGTGCCGATCGGCGAGGCAATGCTCGCCTGCACGATCGCCGACCATTACCTGCGCGACCGGGGTCAGACCGGCCGGCTGAAGTAGTTTGCAGGAGAATCTTGATGTCCTATGACCAGAAGCGCGTCGTCGACGCCATTCGCGCCTTCGAGGCCGGCGAGATCGTCGTCGTCACCGATGACGGCGGCCGCGAGAACGAGGGCGACCTGATCGTCGCAGCCGTGCATTGCACGCCCGAAAAGATGGCCTTCATCGTCCGCCACACCTCAGGCATCGTCTGTGCGCCGATGCCGCGCGAGGAGGCAAAGCGCCTCAATCTGAATGCGATGGTGGCGGAGAACGATTCCGCCCATACGACCGCATTCACCGTTTCGGTCGATTTCAGGCACGGAACCACGACCGGTATTTCTGCCGACGACCGGACGCTGACCGTTCGCAACCTTGCCAATCCGAACATCGGACCGGCCGATTTCGTCCGCCCGGGCCATATCTTTCCGTTGGTGGCGCGCGAGGGCGGTGTGCTGATGCGTTCGGGCCATACCGAGGCGGCCGTGGACCTCTGCAAGCTCGCGAGCCTCCCGCCGGTCGGCGTCATCTGCGAGCTCGTCAACGACGACGGCACCGTGATGCGCGGCCCGCAGGTTGAGAGCTTCGCCGAGACTCACGGCCTCAAACAGGTCTCTGTCGCCGATCTGATCGCCTATCGCCAGCGCAAGGAAACGCTGATCGAGCAGGGCAATTGCTTCGAGATCGATACGCCTTACGGCAAGGCAAAGGGCCACACCTATTCGCTGCCTTGGGATCCGATGCAGCATCTTGCCGTCGTCTTCGGCGACATTCGCGACGGCGTCGACATCCCCGTTCGTCTGCACCTTGAGAATGTCGGCGCAGATGTCTTCGGCGGGGACCGTCAGATCGACGCGATCATGAAACGCATCGCCGGAGAGGGAAGGGGCGTCATCGTCTATCTGCGCGAGGGTTCTGTGGGCGTCGGTGTTTCGCAAACAGCGCGGAAGGGCAAGCATGATCGCGAAGCCCATTCGGAAGCCCAGGCGCGCGAAAGCGAATGGCTGGAAATCGGCCTCGGCGCGCAGATCCTCAGAGACCTCGGCATTACGTCGA includes:
- the pdxH gene encoding pyridoxamine 5'-phosphate oxidase; the protein is MTANELITGDFTEANEPFSLFGTWLKDAEENEINDPNAVALATVDPDGLPNVRMVLLKGFDERGFVFYTNFESQKGREILSSRKAAMCFHWKSLRRQVRVRGPVEIVSDEEADEYFRSRPRGSRIGAWASKQSRPLESRFALEKAVAEYTARHAIGEIPRPEHWSGFRIRPTSIEFWHDRPFRLHDRVEFRRQTPEGGWAKVRMYP
- the ribB gene encoding 3,4-dihydroxy-2-butanone-4-phosphate synthase, with protein sequence MSYDQKRVVDAIRAFEAGEIVVVTDDGGRENEGDLIVAAVHCTPEKMAFIVRHTSGIVCAPMPREEAKRLNLNAMVAENDSAHTTAFTVSVDFRHGTTTGISADDRTLTVRNLANPNIGPADFVRPGHIFPLVAREGGVLMRSGHTEAAVDLCKLASLPPVGVICELVNDDGTVMRGPQVESFAETHGLKQVSVADLIAYRQRKETLIEQGNCFEIDTPYGKAKGHTYSLPWDPMQHLAVVFGDIRDGVDIPVRLHLENVGADVFGGDRQIDAIMKRIAGEGRGVIVYLREGSVGVGVSQTARKGKHDREAHSEAQARESEWLEIGLGAQILRDLGITSIRLISSRERHYVGLEGFGIKIAATEIL
- a CDS encoding DnaJ C-terminal domain-containing protein; amino-acid sequence: MRDPYAILGVRRNAGQDEIKAAWRSVAKAVHPDHNHDDPLATQRFAEAGKAYELLRDPVLRSRYDRVRREAELRRMEAMKQKMRGPEPAEQPIDAETAEEAISRIFGVEPQAAPSPSKPKTAYARPVEKGEPPADTGPEATADSKREEASKFEATAFRRSAAPAADLVAAIVRRIRGRVAKTAEKVPDLAVDVHVSIEQVVNRARVSVELPDGETVRFSIPPGATDGQAMRLKEQGYRVTGMARGDVLATLRINQEGPVRTQGFDLVTTLPLDLEDAVLGCDTVVETPNGPVTVTVPAWSGSDKVIRIAGAGLRDADGEAGDLLVELRLMLREKPDDKITDLMRSLRHGLYL
- the fabI gene encoding enoyl-ACP reductase FabI, whose protein sequence is MAQASGLMNGKRGVIMGVANNRSIAWGIAKACSEAGAEIALTWQGDALKKRVEPLAQELGAFMAGHCDVTDLATIDAVFSTLEEKWGKIDFVVHAIAFSDKDELTGRYLDTSRDNFARTMDISVYSFTAVAARAERVMNDGGSMLTLTYYGAEKVMPHYNVMGVAKAALEASVRYLAVDVGNRGIRVNAISAGPIKTLAASGIGDFRYILKWNEYNAPLKRTVSIEEVGNSALYLLSDLSSGVTGEVHHVDSGYHTVGMKAVDAPDISVLKD
- the aroC gene encoding chorismate synthase, translating into MSHNSFGHLFRVTTWGESHGPALGCVVDGCPPGIRFTLAEIQAWLDKRKPGQSRFVTQRREDDLVKILSGVMFDEDGETMISTGTPISMMIENTDQRSKDYSEIAKRYRPGHADYTYDVKYGIRDYRGGGRSSARETAARVAAGGIARKVVPGLVVRGALVQIGKHRINRANWDWAEVNNNPFFAPDPAIVPVWEEYLDGIRKAGSSIGAVVEVVAEGVPAGIGAPIYGKLDQDIAANLMSINAVKGVEIGNGFAAAEISGEENADEMRIGPGGKPVFLSNNAGGILGGIATGHPVVARFAIKPTSSILTERRSIDSDGNEVDVRTKGRHDPCVGIRAVPIGEAMLACTIADHYLRDRGQTGRLK
- a CDS encoding bifunctional diguanylate cyclase/phosphodiesterase yields the protein MKIIVALRRRIRAIANFAKPSLFPAVIAGAVVFIGGHIYERQNRENFRKDLKINVENELNLIADRFRAEFNTNIAALNGLANGIAVQQQTTESEFSKLASKLLLQNPQLVRVSAAPAGVVTMTFSQARQQSHVGTDFGRFRAMREALDRAALTTRPVVVGPVRLPSSRNGFEIFVPVSSNVGGRTAFWGFVEAVLDEEALYRSARLNEASMEMREAAGRDRRHVPIHLAIRDVSVSDNVLEPFLDETGVFQNSPVVRELSLPGGVWELAAAPVAGWAQEPANSGEIRLATIAAVVVVVVPIFLAGGLVNERQRNIAKLKAREGEVMALSHRLNLALDASKIGIWEIDIATQERSWDDRMFHLHGLFRTGRDPTHEEWRATVHPDDIAAASIALFRSLDEGLEHRSQYRIVMADGSIRHVRHVGSAHEGADGRAKITGISWDVTDDVLMTEQLRAAKATADMKNAELADAKDRIEHNALHDPLTGLGNRRMLDKALDRLFAANAVKSDGIAILHIDLDRFKQINDTLGHAAGDAMLVHASEILRSSISPDDIVARIGGDEFVVVIPGAPDDKALSALCDHIIVQMRQPVDYDGFPCRFGVSIGVAVAHRPTADARKLLVNADIALYRAKESGRNRYQFFTQALEAEVVTNKRIADEILEGIERDEFVPWYQPQFDASTLALSGVEALIRWQHPRVGILTPDRFLKIAEELNVTATLDRLVLQKALADRMRWAAAGLQVPKISVNVSAKRLQEKDLLASLKGLSIMPGQISFELVESIFLDESDDIVTANIDGIKKLGIDIEIDDFGTGHTSIVSLLKIKPKRLKIDRQLVAPVLGARTEQALVRSIIDIGRSLGIETAAEGVETMAHAEMLGILGCDLLQGYAFSKPLSSERFIAFATDRGFRLAS
- a CDS encoding DUF1344 domain-containing protein, producing the protein MRFVIAALMATAGLLSPLSAHAESADVEAVITSVDTERLSLSLDDGKSYQAPEEFNFEGLEAGVKVLVFYTEVDGKRVINDLEIVQ
- a CDS encoding RT0821/Lpp0805 family surface protein, whose protein sequence is MQDIAKSIDGKKGFSFALLRSGVLCMALLALPGCMGAGLDLFGGPSVDRVSTGTVPVAKTADGLSDAVAVRNAVSSADISQGGANPIPWANATSGSAGVISAIQEDRASGMLCRRFTTTRHSYEGIAKFDGSACQLGNGEWYLTSFGPQG
- a CDS encoding histidine phosphatase family protein, producing the protein MLVYMVRHGQTDWNAESRLQGQKDIPLNETGRRQATGNGLALAAILGRKGNNFDFVASPLGRTRETMERLRYAMGLDPLSYRTDDRLKEVSFGDWEGYTLPELKRQVPQRIAERRVAKWDFIPPGQDAESYEILSWRVGAWLKDVTQPTVCITHGGVIRVLFKLLGEMGADEAAASAIPQDRLLRIADGAIGWV